CCTCGGCACGGGTGTGCTCGAGCTCGACCTCGCCGAGCCCGACGACCACGGCTGGCAGATCGCGCTGCTCGTGGTGGCCGCCGTCTTCGCCCTCGCGGTGAACACGCAGCTGCCGCGGAGCCCGGGCTACGCGGCCGCCGTGGTGTGGGCGCTGATCGGCATCATCGCGACGGTCGCGGGTGAGTCGACGATGGCGCTCGTGGTCGCGATCGCGGCCATCGTGCTGCTCGTGGTGCAGACGGCCTGGCAGTCCTCGCGAGCGCTCACCGACTGACGCGACACCACTCGTAACGCAGGCGACCCGCAGTTCTCGGTCCCCACACCCACACGAAACACCTGCGCAACATCACGTTCCTAGCGTGACGACGTCGGGGAGATCCCACGTCGAGAGGAACATGGTGAGACGCACACCCATCCGAGCAGGGGTAGCCCTGTCACTGGCCTGCATGACCGGGGCGGCCCTGATCGCCGCCGGCACTCCGGCCACCAGCGCCGAGGGGACGACCGACGCCGGTTCGTACCTCGCTCCCCGATTCACCGCCGCCGACCTCACTGGCGACGACGCCGTCACGCAGGAGGACGTCGACCTGCTCGTCGGCCGCGTGGGCACCACGTCGGCCGACGACGGCTGGGCGGCCGTGTCCGCCGCCGATCACGACGGCGACGACACCATCACGGTCACCGACGTGGCCCGCCTCGCCCAGGCGATGATCTACGACGACGGCGAGTTCGAGCTCGTCGAGGCGTCGGTCCTGGACATGCAGGCCGCGATGAACGCCGGTGTGCTGACCTCGGTCGAGCTCACCCGGACGTACCTCGACCGCATCGAGGCCTACGACAACGCGAAGGTCGACCCGGCCGCGAACGGACGGCCGCTGAAGTCGATCATCTCGACGAACCCCGAGGCGCTCGAGCTGGCCGCCGCGGCCGACGCCGAGCGCGCCGAGAACGGCATGACGAGCGTGCTGCTCGGCATCCCCGTGGCGCTGAAGGACAACTACGACACGAAGGGCATGCCCACCACCGCGGGCTGCGCGTGCTGGGAGGAGAACCAGACGCAGGACGACGCCGAGATGGTCGAGGGCCTGCGCGCCCAGGGCGCCGTCGTGCTGGCGAAGGCCAGCCTCGACGAGTTCGCCTACGGCTTCAGCTCGCAGTTCTCCGCGTTCCAGGGCGTCACCGTGAACGGCGACACCACGACGCAGCGCAGCACGCTGGTCGCGAGCCCCTACGCCACGTCGAAGACCGCCGGCGGCTCGTCCGGCGGCACCGGCGCCTCGATCTCGGCGAACCTCGCCGCGCTCGGCTTCGGCTCCGACACCGGCGGCTCGATCCGGGTGCCGTCGAGCTACAACCAGCTCGTCGGCGTCCGGCCCACCGTGGGCCTGGCCTCGCGCGACGGCATCGTGCCGCTGGCGCTCTCGCAGGACACCGGCGGCCCGATGGCGCGCTCGGTCTCCGACGCCGCGATCGCGATGGACGCCGTGGTCGGCGTCGACGAGAACGACACGGTCACGCAGCGTCAGGTCGGCAAGGTGCCGAACTCGTACACGAAGTACCTCGACCCGAACGCCCTCGAGGGCAAGAGGATCGGCTACTTCCCGCAGATGGTCCCGTCGCTGACCGCCTCGAACGCCGGACAGGCCGCCGCGGCGCGACGCTTCGAGCAGGCCAAGGCCGACCTCCAGGCCCAGGGCGCCACGGTCGTCCCGGTGCAGCTGACCGCCGAGGAGGGCACCGCGTTCACCCGCGTGCTCAACGAGGGCAGCGGCAGCACGAACGAGTTCAAGCACGACCTCGCGGAGTACATGGCGGCGCACCTGTCGCCCGAGGTCGGGGCGAACACGCTGCAGGGCATCATCGACAGCGGCAAGTTCGCCCCCGCCTACCGCTCCACGTACGTCCAGCGGAACAACATCACCGAGGACACCTACCAGCAGTGGGCCGGGCCGAACGGCTCGCACACGACACAGCTGGCGCTGGGTCACACGCAGGTGACGGCGCTGCTCGACGCGCAGGACATCGACGCGGTGGTCTACCCCTCCGGCACGCAGTACGGCACCTACAGCACCAACATGCGGCTCAGCCCGAACACCGGGATGCCGGCCGTGACGGTGCCGATGGGCGCTGACGCCGCGGACCCCTCGGCGGGCATGAACCTGGAGTTCCTGGGTCGCCAGTTCGACGAAGGACCGCTGCTCGGCCTGGCCTACGACTACGAGCAGGCCACAGGCCACCGCACCACGCCGGCGCTGTACGGCCCGCTCGCGCAGGAGGCACCGTGAACCGCGACCAGACGATCCGAGGACGACAGATGACGAAGAAGACGATGCGGCGCGGCGCGGTCGGGGCGATCTCGGTGGCCCTGCTGGGCGGTGCGCTGGCGATGACGCCCGCGCAGGCCGACGAGCCCACGTTCGCGGTGACGACCTCGGACTCGAGCGTGGCCGTCGGCGACGAGGTCACCGTCACGGTGGCGGCCGAGAACGTGCAGGACGTGTTCGCCTACGAGCTCGCCCTGGACTTCGACCCGGCCGTCCTGTCCTACGAGGCCGACAGCGCGTCGACCGACGTGACCGGCTCGACGTACGCGTCGGTGCAGGGTGACGACCTCGTCGTGCTGCACACCAAGCTCGGCACCTCGCCCGCCGCGAAGGGCGACGTGTCGCTCGTCTCGGCGACCTTCACGGCACGCAAGGCCGGCACGGCGACGCTCGCCGTGCCGTCCCTGAAGCTCGTCGGCACCGGCGGGGAGGCGCGCACGGTCGAGGTCGAGGGCGCGTCCGTCGCCGTCGACCGGATCGCGGCACCGACCGCCGTCACGGCCCCGAAGGTCTCGGGCAGCCCCCAGGTCGGCAAGGTGCTCGCGGTCTCGCCCGGCACGTGGTCGGTGAAGGGCGTCTCGACGCGGGTGCAGTGGCTGCGCAACGGCAAGGCGATCGCCGGGGCCACGCGCTCGACGTACCGCCTGGCGCCGGCCGACTTCCGGGCCGCGATCTCCGCCCGGGTGACGGCCTCCAAGGCCGACCACGCGGACGGCACCGCCGTCGCGAAGGCGATCTCGGTGACGCGGAAGGCCGTCAGCCGGACGGGCGTCAAGGTGCCCGGCTCGGTCAAGGCGAAGGCGACGTTCAAGGCGCGGGTCTCGGTGAAGGCCTCGGGCGTCAGCCCGAAGGGCACGATCCGGGTCTACGTCGGCGGCCGGCTCGTCAAGAAGAACGTGAAGGTCAGCAA
This genomic interval from Aeromicrobium choanae contains the following:
- a CDS encoding amidase family protein → MTGAALIAAGTPATSAEGTTDAGSYLAPRFTAADLTGDDAVTQEDVDLLVGRVGTTSADDGWAAVSAADHDGDDTITVTDVARLAQAMIYDDGEFELVEASVLDMQAAMNAGVLTSVELTRTYLDRIEAYDNAKVDPAANGRPLKSIISTNPEALELAAAADAERAENGMTSVLLGIPVALKDNYDTKGMPTTAGCACWEENQTQDDAEMVEGLRAQGAVVLAKASLDEFAYGFSSQFSAFQGVTVNGDTTTQRSTLVASPYATSKTAGGSSGGTGASISANLAALGFGSDTGGSIRVPSSYNQLVGVRPTVGLASRDGIVPLALSQDTGGPMARSVSDAAIAMDAVVGVDENDTVTQRQVGKVPNSYTKYLDPNALEGKRIGYFPQMVPSLTASNAGQAAAARRFEQAKADLQAQGATVVPVQLTAEEGTAFTRVLNEGSGSTNEFKHDLAEYMAAHLSPEVGANTLQGIIDSGKFAPAYRSTYVQRNNITEDTYQQWAGPNGSHTTQLALGHTQVTALLDAQDIDAVVYPSGTQYGTYSTNMRLSPNTGMPAVTVPMGADAADPSAGMNLEFLGRQFDEGPLLGLAYDYEQATGHRTTPALYGPLAQEAP
- a CDS encoding cohesin domain-containing protein, with translation MNRDQTIRGRQMTKKTMRRGAVGAISVALLGGALAMTPAQADEPTFAVTTSDSSVAVGDEVTVTVAAENVQDVFAYELALDFDPAVLSYEADSASTDVTGSTYASVQGDDLVVLHTKLGTSPAAKGDVSLVSATFTARKAGTATLAVPSLKLVGTGGEARTVEVEGASVAVDRIAAPTAVTAPKVSGSPQVGKVLAVSPGTWSVKGVSTRVQWLRNGKAIAGATRSTYRLAPADFRAAISARVTASKADHADGTAVAKAISVTRKAVSRTGVKVPGSVKAKATFKARVSVKASGVSPKGTIRVYVGGRLVKKNVKVSNGTATVWLRVAKKGRSAVRFVYVPQSGVEGSHRTVKVRVR